Part of the Henckelia pumila isolate YLH828 chromosome 2, ASM3356847v2, whole genome shotgun sequence genome is shown below.
tacataattttgaaaatattactgAAATTTTATTTGCTTCAATAAGATAATACAACACGTATTAATATTTGCATATTtcattatctttttaaatttgtcCATGCCACAATTAAGCCAATAACCCACTTTATCGCATCAACTTCTAGCATAAGCATAATCCAATTCATTTTCTCACACTGAAACATGCAATTGAGTGGTTAAAGCCAACGAAAGAgtgagggaaaaaaaaaatcataaaggCGTAAAAATGAGCATTCAAGTACAATATTTGATGGGAGAATTTTTTTAACAGTAGTTTTAATATTACGTGGGATTTCTTCTATTTTTCTATGTTTCTCATTTATTCGATTcggtaaaaaatattttagcatTCGATCACATTTGTATCTTATATAATAACAAGATTCTAAGTTTGACATGAAATATCTGATTCGAGACTCAATTATAACAAACTTTTCTTCACTCAAAAAACATAGTTCTATCATGTACATCTGAGTAATATCAAAGAACAAAAACCAAATATACATGATAACACAAGGATAATGTATCATACTCATAGATGTGACAACTAATATTATACAACATGGAATTTGTCATTTTTTTTGGTTTGAAAAAGCGTTTATTTCCTTCCTCATTTTTCTCTTCTAAAGAAAACAATAAAGTCATAATTTACAACCTTGTTAACAAAtaacaaccaaaaaaaaaattgcatcaAAAAATGATTACATCCTTTTCAAAAAGAAGATTGCTGCCAACAAGTTCATGAGCTACTTGATTGACGGCGGTTTAGAGAAGCTCTCGATGCATTGGAGAAAAGTAGACGAacattttcagagattgagtcTTCCATAGAGAATGGAACATGAGCCATTTCGAACATCAAGAGTGCATGACTTCCAAAACACCATCTTTAACAACAATCGATTATGTTAGGTGCGGATTGAAACTTAAAtcttctttcattttttttaacaaattccATATTATAATACATTTTCAAATTATCCATGTCTATCTCACTTAATACCACATAATCTACAAGACTACAACCCAAATTTCATTCAAACATTGTCTCGTGTAGAAATTGGAGCAACAAAGTCGTTTCCATTTATTTAAAAATCCATATTCAAATAAATTTCCTATAGCAATGAAGAATATGCCAAATTATCGTGAACATTATCATAATCATTTAATCAACATGCTAGACTCCATATTGCAATGTGAATACGCTGTCGTTTCGTAGAGGGCCTACACCCCTCCAAACACCTATATTACCGTTATAAAAACCCTTATCGTAATCTAATTGTTATCCCTTTctattttaagtttatttatttttttattttttcccattttatttttttttgtctattttcaAGAATAGACCCACGAGCCCATTCCTGTTAACTGTTTGAACTCCATTTTCCCACCCGAAGATTCCCACTCCCCCACCCACAAAAATCCATCACACTCAGTTAAACTTCCATTGTTTTTCCCCTTTTTCGCCTTCTTTAGCTCGATTATCTTCCTTGAAGCCTCGCCAGTGTAGAAATTTCTCCAAAAATATAGCACAGAAACCATACCATGATTCCAAGAAATCTCTTTTTTGTTTTCTCCATTCTTCTGGTTTCTTGCAGCTTTCTTCGTCAACCTTCCATGGCGGCGTCGGAAAATGTCAGTTTCGATTTCCCATTTTTCAGTATCCGAAATCTTTCTCTTCTTGGAGATTCCTTCATTCGGAAAGGTATAGTGGGACTCACAAGAGAGCTTGGAGTCCCATCTTCAAGCTCCGGTTCAGTAATCTACAACCGCCCAGTTGTTTTCTTCGATCAAGAAACGAATATCACGGCTTCTTTTTCGACAAGATTTGCTTTTTCGATCGAAAACATCAACCCAACTTCGTTTGGGGATGGGCTGACCTTTTTCCTGACTCCGGACAACCAGACTTTGGGTAGTCCAGGAGGGTACCTGGGTCTTGTGAATTCCTCTGTGTTGACCAAGAACAGATTCATAGCGATCGAGTTTGATACTAGGCAGGATTTGCATTTCGATGATCCTGATGATAATCATGTGGGATTGGATATCGACAGCCTGATCTCAATCGAGACTGCAGATACAGAGCTGCAGAATATTGATTTGAGGAGTGGAAATTTGATTACTGCTTGGATTGATTACTTGAATGATCAGAAGAAGGTGGATATTTTCTTGAGCTACTCGACTTTCAAGCCCAATAAGCCACTCATGACCGTGGAGATTGATCTGTCTGATTACATACAAGAGTTCATGTATGTAGGATTTTCAGCTTCTACGGAGGGAACCACGGAGCAGCATCACATCGAGAATTGGAGCTTTCAAACTAAGGGGTTTCGCCCCGTGATACCAAGAATTCATCCTCACAATGTATCTGAAAGTTCTGTCCCCTTACGGCCACAGCCAATTCCAGTTTCTGATTCAGGTAACGGGCATCACAAGAGGATTGGATTGGGGCTTGGCATTGGTTTTCCGGCCTTCTTTTGCGCGATTCTTTTGGTGTTTGGATTGGTTTCTTTGAAGAAATGGAAGGGTGTCAAAACAGAGAAAATCTTGAAATCGGAGCTTGTAACAGGTCCTAGACAATTCAGTTACAAAGAACTCAAGTCTGCCACAAAAGGGTTTCATCCAAGCAGGATTCTGGGGCACGGCGCTTTCGGCACTGTTTACAAGGCCTTCTTTGTCGAATCAGATACAATATCTGCCGTGAAAAGATCAAAGCATACCCACGAAGGCAAAGCGGAATTCCTAGCTGAATTAAAGATCATAGCTTGTTTGAGGCACAAAAATTTGGTTCAACTCCAAGGTTGGTGCGTTGAAAAGGGAGAATTGCTGCTTGTGTATGAATACATGCCTAATGGGAGTCTAGACAATGTCTTATACCCCGATTCCGTAAACGGCAACCCTTTAAAATGGCCATATAGATACAACATTGCTGTCGGTCTAGCCTCTGCTCTCACATATTTGCATCAAGAATGTGAGCAGCAAGTGATTCACAGAGACATCAAAACAAGTAACATAATGTTAGATGTGAACTACGGTGCAAGATTAGGCGATTTCGGATTAGCAAGGCTAATGGATCATGGCAAGAGTCCAGTCTCCACCCTCACTGCAGGGACAATGGGATATCTTGCACCAGAATACCTTCAATATGGTATAGCAACCGAGAAAACCGACGTTTTTAGCTATGGAATTG
Proteins encoded:
- the LOC140883798 gene encoding probable L-type lectin-domain containing receptor kinase S.7, which produces MIPRNLFFVFSILLVSCSFLRQPSMAASENVSFDFPFFSIRNLSLLGDSFIRKGIVGLTRELGVPSSSSGSVIYNRPVVFFDQETNITASFSTRFAFSIENINPTSFGDGLTFFLTPDNQTLGSPGGYLGLVNSSVLTKNRFIAIEFDTRQDLHFDDPDDNHVGLDIDSLISIETADTELQNIDLRSGNLITAWIDYLNDQKKVDIFLSYSTFKPNKPLMTVEIDLSDYIQEFMYVGFSASTEGTTEQHHIENWSFQTKGFRPVIPRIHPHNVSESSVPLRPQPIPVSDSGNGHHKRIGLGLGIGFPAFFCAILLVFGLVSLKKWKGVKTEKILKSELVTGPRQFSYKELKSATKGFHPSRILGHGAFGTVYKAFFVESDTISAVKRSKHTHEGKAEFLAELKIIACLRHKNLVQLQGWCVEKGELLLVYEYMPNGSLDNVLYPDSVNGNPLKWPYRYNIAVGLASALTYLHQECEQQVIHRDIKTSNIMLDVNYGARLGDFGLARLMDHGKSPVSTLTAGTMGYLAPEYLQYGIATEKTDVFSYGIVILELACGRRPIEREEESQRMMNLVDWVWRLYSEGKIVKAADERMRGEFEEEEMKKMLVLGLSCANPDSMERPTMRRVFQILNNEAEPLVVPRAKPSLTFSNSLPLSIDEIVSDCEEDFGIIEIRV